The Solanum lycopersicum chromosome 9, SLM_r2.1 genome window below encodes:
- the LOC101256320 gene encoding uncharacterized protein, with product MALSASDLPAMYSLLTNSLSGEQSVRKPAEAALAQSENRPGFCSCLMEVITAKDLASQVDVRLLASVYFKNSINRYWRNKRDSTGISNEEKLHLRQKLLSHLREENYQIALTLSVIISKIARIDYPKEWPELFSFLAQQLQSADILTSHRIFMILYRTLKELSTKRLTSDQRTFAEICTQFFDYSWHLWQTDVQTILHGFSALAQTFGGSATELHHDDLYLTCERWFLCSKIIRQLIISGFPSDAKTLQEVRHVKEVAPVLLNAIQSLLPYYSSIQDHHPKFWDLLKRACTKLMKILVAIQQRHPYSFGDKCVLPLITEFCLSKILDPEPHIMSFEQFMIQCMVMVKTILEGKEYKKNLTGRVVDENRVTFEQMKQNISSTVAGLLTSLLPTDRVVLLCNILIRRYFVLTASDMEEWHQNPESFYHEQDSVLWSEKLRPCAEALYIVLFENHSQLLGPVVVSILQEAMSGCPSAVNEITPALLLKDAAYGAAAYIYYELSNYLSFKDWFNGALSLELTNDHPNMRIIHRKVALILGQWVSEIKDDTRRAVYCALIRLLQESDLCVRLTACRSLYYHIEDATFNENEFLDLLPVCWDLCFKVVDEVQEFDSKVQVLNTISVLIARVTEITPYANKLMLFFQKAWEESSSESILQIQLLTALKNFVVALGYQSPKSYGMLLPILRSGINITSPDELLEDCMQLWEATLINAPSMVPELLGYFPCLVEILERSFDHLKVATNIIEDYVILGGREFLSLHASNIAKLLDLVVGNVNDRGLLSVIPVIDILVQCFPIEVPQLISSTLQKLIIMCLTGGDDHDPSKAAVKASSSALLARILVMNTNYLAQLTSDPSLSIHLQKSGFPSEENILLCLVDMWLEKVDNVTSFQKKTIGLALSIILTLRLPQVLDKLDQIMSVCTSVIMGGSEDLSEEESSSDNVSSSKPHVPSKELRRRQMKLSDPINQISLENSVRDNLQTCSSLHGESFNAVIGRLHPSVLNQLKQALKMP from the exons ATGGCTTTATCAGCCTCCGACCTGCCAGCGATGTATTCGTTGCTGACAAATTCACTCAGCGGCGAACAAAGCGTGCGTAAACCAGCTGAAGCAGCCCTAGCTCAATCAGAAAACCGGCCGGGTTTTTGTTCTTGTCTTATG GAAGTGATTACTGCTAAGGACTTGGCGTCTCAAGTGGATGTTCGATTACTGGCATCCGTCTACTTCAAAAATAGCATAAATCGGTATTGGAGGAATAAGCGTGATTCCAC GGGAATTAGCAATGAGGAGAAATTACATTTAAGACAAAAACTGTTGTCACACTTGAGGGAAGAGAATTACCAG ATTGCCCTTACATTGTCTGTGATCATCTCAAAGATTGCTAGGATCGATTACCCTAAAGAATG GCCAgaacttttttcctttttagcaCAACAGCTTCAATCGGCAGATATTCTTACTTCACATAGAATATTCATGATTCTTTACAGAACCTTGAAGGAGTTGTCTACAAAGAGGCTTACATCAGACCAAAGGACCTTTGCTGAG ATATGCACACAGTTCTTCGATTATAGTTGGCATCTTTGGCAGACTGATGTGCAGACAATACTCCATGGTTTCTCAGCTCTTGCTCAAACCTTTGGTGGGAGTGCTACTGAATTACATCATGATGATCTTTACTTAACATGTGAGAGATGGTTTCTATGTTCAAAGATAATTAGGCAGTTGATAATTTCTGGCTTTCCGAGTGATGCCAAAACCTTACAG GAGGTGCGGCATGTCAAAGAGGTTGCTCCAGTGCTTTTGAATGCCATCCAATCACTACTTCCATACT ATTCATCTATCCAGGACCATCACCCTAAATTTTGGGATCTATTaaaaagggcttgtacaaaGTTAATGAAGATTTTAGTCGCCATCCAGCAGCGACATCCTTATTCATTTGGGGATAAATGTGTCCTTCCACTTATCACGGAATTCTGTTTAAGCAAGATTTTGGATCCTGAACCACATATTATGTCCTTTGAGCAATTCATGATTCAATGTATGGTAATGGTGAAAACAATCTTGGAAGGTAAAGAGTATAAGAAAAACTTGACAGGACGCGTGGTTGATGAAAATAGAGTTACATTTGAGCAGATGAAGCAAAACATATCTAGTACGGTTGCTGGCCTTCTTACTTCCCTTTTGCCTACTGACCGGGTTGTACTCCTGTGTAATATATTGATAAGGAG GTACTTTGTTCTGACTGCAAGTGATATGGAGGAATGGCACCAGAACCCAGAGTCTTTCTATCACGAGCAGGACTCAGTGCTATGGTCAGAGAAACTAAGGCCATGTGCTGAAGCTCTATATATTGTCTTGTTTGAAAATCATAGTCAA CTGCTAGGACCTGTTGTTGTCTCTATTCTGCAAGAGGCTATGAGTGGTTGCCCTTCTGCAGTTAATGAAATAACTCCAGCACTGCTTCTTAAGGATGCTGCTTATGGTGCTGCCGCATACATTTACTATGAGCTCTCGAACTATCTGAGTTTCAAGGATTG GTTCAATGGAGCCTTATCATTGGAGTTGACGAATGATCATCCCAATATGCGGATAATCCACAGAAAAGTAGCACTAATCCTTGGACAATGGGTTTCAGAG ATTAAAGATGACACCAGAAGAGCCGTTTATTGTGCTCTAATCAGATTACTTCAGGAGAGTGACTTGTGTGTAAGG CTGACCGCATGCCGGTCGTTGTATTATCATATTGAAGATGCAACTTTTAATGAGAATGAGTTCTTAGATCTTCTTCCGGTTTGTTGGGATCTGTGTTTCAAAGTGGTGGATGAAGTACAGGAATTTGACTCAAAG GTTCAAGTTCTGAATACTATTTCTGTTCTGATAGCACGTGTTACTGAAATTACACCATATGCAAACAAGTTGATGCTATTTTTCCAGAAG GCATGGGAAGAATCTTCTAGTGAAAGCATCTTGCAGATTCAACTTCTTACTGCATTGAAGAATTTTGTAGTTGCTCTCGGTTATCAGTCGCCTAAATCGTACGGCATGTTATTGCCGATTTTGCGAAGTGGAATTAACATAACCAGCCCTGATGAACTTCTAGAAGACTGCATGCAG TTATGGGAAGCAACACTTATTAATGCGCCTTCTATGGTACCAGAATTGTTGGGGTATTTCCCATGTCTTGTGGAAATATTGGAAAGAAGTTTTGATCACTTGAAG GTTGCTACCAATATCATTGAAGACTATGTTATTTTGGGTGGAAGGGAGTTTCTCAGTTTGCATGCGTCTAATATTGCTAAACTTCTAGATCTGGTGGTTGGGAATGTCAATGACAGGGGACTACTCTCAGTTATTCCAGTCATTGACATTCTAGTTCAG TGTTTCCCGATTGAAGTGCCTCAGCTTATCAGTTCCACACTGCAG AAACTTATAATCATGTGCCTGACTGGGGGAGATGATCATGATCCTTCCAAGGCAGCTGTAAAAGCATCATCATCAGCACTGCTGGCAAGGATTTTGGTGATGAACACGAATTATCTTGCACAGCTAACTTCTGATCCATCACTGTCTATACACCTTCAGAAATCTGGTTTTCCTAGTGAAGAAAACATACTCCTTTGCCTCGTCGACATGTGGCTTGAAAAG GTTGACAATGTTACCTCTTTCCAGAAGAAGACAATTGGTTTGGCCCTCTCTATAATTCTGACTTTGAGGTTGCCTCAAGTACTTGATAAACTTGATCAGATTATGAG TGTATGTACAAGTGTTATAATGGGTGGAAGTGAGGATTTAAGTGAAGAAGAGTCTAG TAGTGACAATGTAAGCTCTAGCAAACCTCATGTGCCAAGCAAGGAGTTGAGGAGGAGACAG atgaAACTCTCGGACCCAATAAACCAGATTTCATTGGAGAACTCAGTGAGAGACAATCTTCAAACTTGTTCATCTCTTCATGGGGAATCCTTTAATGCAGTCATTGGTAGATTGCACCCTTCAGTACTCAATCAATTAAAACAAGCATTGAAGATGCCATGA
- the LOC101256620 gene encoding dnaJ protein ERDJ3A, translating to MKTRQISIVIVLCASLFVLNVQSKTVDPYKVLGVDKSASQREIQKAFHKLSLQYHPDKNKSKGAQEKFAEINNAYEILSDEEKRKNYDLYGDEKGAPGFDVGSSGDHGGYTYFTSGGPGQSGFNFGPGGMGGQGGGKSFSFSFGGPGSQSSSGFGLDDIFSNMFGSGMGSGSRFGGFSGFGGSGKSQSRTKNSGKSIPSINSQLYKKEISDKGMTWLLLSHTSISRDIQYYESVIRDVASSLDGAMKVGRINCETDASFCKGLGIYPRNVPRLFVYSLKSSGDGALMEYSDDLDVKRVKSFCHDHLPRFSKRVDLDHFDFVSQSVGGLPKVMLLSAKKDTPVIWRALSGLYRNRFVFYDAQVRDSSDPALRRLGVDALPAIVGWLSNGEKQILSTGISVKDLKSAIQDLSGLLDNFERKNKKAASTQSKSEQSESEAKQVPVLTGSNFNDICGEKTPVCVIGVFRSSKAKDKLEKVLLSVSQKSLSRRQNTPYGSRDSVSYAVLDAVRQQSFLNAFDKSGYKSSDKVLLAYKPRKGKFAVYEGEITAENAESFISSVLSGDVQFSNTRQKPVAK from the exons ATGAAGACTCGACAAATTTCGATAGTCATTGTTCTATGTGCATCACTCTTTGTTCTTAACGTACAATCTAAAACCGTTGATCCTTATAAG GTGCTTGGAGTTGATAAAAGTGCAAGTCAACGTGAGATCCAGAAAGCTTTTCACAA GCTCTCACTCCAATATCATCCGGACAAGAACAAAAGTAAGGGTGCACAAGAGAAATTTGCTGAGATTAATAACG CTTATGAAATTCTGTCCGACGAGGAGAAGAGGAAAAACTATGACCTATATGGAGATGAGAAGGGAGCTCCTGGATTTGATGTTGGCAGCTCTGGAGATCACGGTGGATATACATACTTCACAAGTGGTGGACCAGGTCAAAGTGGGTTTAACTTCGGGCCAGGTGGTATGGGTGGACAAGGAGGTGgaaaatcattttcattttcctttggCGGTCCTGGCAGCCAAAGCTCTTCTGGCTTTGGTTTAGATGATATATTCTCCAACATGTTTGGCAGTGGTATGGGAAGTGGGAGTAGATTTGGGGGTTTTAGTGGCTTTGGTGGTTCAGGCAAGTCTCAGTCTAGAACCAAGAACTCTGGCAAGAGCATCCCTTCCATAAACTCGCAGTTGTATAAGAAAGAAATATCTGATAAAGGAATGACTTGGCTATTACTCTCTCATACATCTATATCGAGAGATATCCAATATTATGAATCTGTCATTAGAGATGTTGCAAGCTCATTGGATGGGGCAATGAAG GTGGGGAGAATAAACTGTGAAACTGATGCATCTTTTTGCAAGGGTCTTGGCATATATCCACGCAATGTGCCAAGATTGTTTGTGTATTCATTAAAATCAAGTGGGGATGGTGCGTTGATGGAGTACAGTGATGATTTAGATGTGAAGAGGGTGAAAAGTTTTTGCCATGATCATCTTCCTAGATTCTCAAAGCGTGTAGATTTGGACCACTTTGATTTTGTTTCCCAGTCTGTAGGAGGTTTACCCAAAGTGATGCTTCTCTCAGCAAAGAAAGATACTCCAGTTATTTGGCGTGCTCTTAGTGGATTGTATCGAAACCGTTTTGTCTTCTATGATGCACAG GTTCGTGATTCTTCTGATCCTGCTCTACGAAGGTTGGGTGTTGATGCTCTTCCTGCCATTGTTGGCTGGCTATCCAATGGGGAGAAACAGATTTTAAGCACAGGAATCTCTGTAAAAGATCTTAAGTCGGCAATTCAAGATCTAAGTGGTTTACTGgacaattttgaaagaaaaaataagaaggcAGCTTCAACACAGAGTAAAAGTGAGCAGAGTGAGTCAGAGGCTAAGCAAGTACCGGTACTGACAGGCTCTAATTTCAATGACATTTGTGGGGAGAAAACTCCTGTTTGTGTGATTGGTGTTTTCAGGTCATCTAAAGCAAAAGATAAACTAGAAAAAGTTCTATTATCG GTCTCTCAAAAGTCATTATCAAGACGACAAAATACACCCTATGGCTCGAGAGATTCAGTTTCCTATGCAGTTTTAGATGCAGTGAGGCAGCAGtctttcttgaatgcatttgaCAAATCAGGATATAAATCATCAGACAAGGTCCTTCTTGCATACAAGCCGCGAAAAGGTAAGTTTGCAGTTTATGAGGGAGAAATTACTGCTGAAAATGCAGAGAGTTTCATTAGCTCCGTTCTCAGTGGGGACGTACAATTTTCCAACACCAGACAGAAACCTGTAGCAAAGTAA
- the LOC101256911 gene encoding pyruvate decarboxylase 1 — protein sequence MDFKIDTCKPINGDIANVPTNKAVTIQNSTIPFNSPDSTLGRHLARRLVQIGVTDVFSVPGDFNLTLLDHLIAEPELNLIGCCNELNAGYAADGYARARGIGACVVTFTVGGLSIVNAIAGAYSENLPLICMVGGPNSNDYGTNTILHHTIGLHDFSQELRCFQTVTCYQAVLNNLEDAHELIDTAISTSLKESKPVYISVGCNLPGIPHPTFSREPVPFSLSPRLSNMMGLEAAVEAAAEFLNKSVKPVLVGGQNMRVAKACDAFVELADSCGYAVAVMPAAKGLVPEHHPHFLGTYWGAVSTTFCAEIVESADAYLFAGPIFNDYSSVGYSLLLKKDKVIIVQPDRVTIGNGPAFGCVLMRDFLSALAKRVKHNPTSYENYHRIYVPDGLPLKCKPKEALRVNVLFQHIQNMLTGESAVIAETGDSWFNCQKLKLPQGCGYEFQMQYGSIGWSVGATLGYAQAAPEKRVIACIGDGSFQMTAQDISTMLRCGQRTIIFLINNGGYTIEVEIHDGPYNVIKNWNYTGLVDAIHNGEGKCWTTKVYCEEELVEAIETANGAKKDCLCFIEVIVHKHDTSKELLEWGSRVSAANSRPPNPQ from the exons ATGGACTTCAAAATCGACACTTGCAAGCCAATAAATGGCGACATAGCAAACGTACCAACCAATAAAGCTGTTACAATCCAAAACTCCACCATTCCATTCAATTCCCCTGACTCAACACTCGGCCGTCACCTTGCCCGCCGGTTAGTTCAGATCGGAGTAACCGACGTTTTCTCCGTTCCCGGTGATTTCAACTTGACACTTCTCGATCATCTCATTGCTGAACCTGAACTTAACCTTATAGGTTGTTGTAATGAGCTAAATGCAGGCTATGCAGCTGATGGATATGCTAGGGCACGGGGAATTGGGGCTTGTGTTGTTACGTTTACCGTCGGTGGATTAAGTATCGTTAATGCAATTGCTGGTGCTTATAGTGAAAATTTACCTTTGATTTGTATGGTTGGTGGACCTAATTCTAATGATTATGGAACTAATACAATACTTCATCATACTATTGGTTTACATGATTTTAGTCAAGAGCTTCGTTGTTTTCAAACTGTGACTTGCTACCAG GCTGTGTTGAATAATTTAGAAGATGCTCATGAACTGATTGATACTGCAATTTCCACATCTTTGAAAGAGAGTAAGCCGGTTTATATTAGTGTAGGATGTAACTTGCCGGGGATTCCGCATCCTACGTTCAGTCGTGAACCAGTTCCGTTTTCCCTCTCTCCCAG ATTAAGTAATATGATGGGGTTGGAAGCAGCAGTAGAAGCAGCGGCTGAGTTCTTGAACAAATCAGTAAAGCCAGTGCTTGTTGGAGGGCAAAATATGCGCGTTGCAAAGGCATGTGATGCTTTTGTTGAGCTGGCTGACAGCTGTGGTTACGCGGTGGCAGTGATGCCAGCCGCAAAAGGTTTGGTTCCGGAACACCATCCACATTTCTTAGGAACTTACTGGGGTGCAGTGAGCACGACCTTCTGTGCTGAAATTGTTGAATCTGCTGATGCCTACTTGTTTGCTGGACCAATTTTTAACGACTATAGCTCTGTTGGTTATTCTCTTCTTCTCAAGAAAGACAAAGTGATCATTGTCCAGCCTGATCGTGTGACAATTGGGAACGGACCTGCATTTGGTTGTGTTCTAATGAGGGATTTCCTTTCCGCATTAGCAAAGAGAGTAAAGCATAATCCAACTTCTTATGAGAATTATCATAGGATTTATGTTCCTGATGGACTTCCTCTCAAATGTAAGCCTAAGGAGGCATTAAGGGTGAACGTTCTATTTCAACACATTCAAAATATGCTGACTGGTGAGAGTGCTGTGATTGCTGAGACGGGGGACTCGTGGTTCAACTGTCAGAAGCTGAAATTGCCACAAGGATGCGG ATATGAGTTCCAAATGCAGTATGGATCTATCGGTTGGTCTGTTGGTGCAACTCTTGGTTATGCACAAGCTGCACCAGAAAAACGGGTGATTGCCTGCATCGGTGATGGTAGCTTTCAG ATGACTGCTCAAGATATTTCAACAATGCTAAGGTGTGGGCAGAGGACCATTATCTTCTTGATAAACAATGGTGGTTATACAATTGAAGTTGAGATCCATGATGGACCTTACAATGTGATCAAGAATTGGAACTACACAGGATTAGTCGATGCAATCCATAACGGAGAAGGAAAATGTTGGACAACCAAG GTTTATTGTGAAGAAGAGTTGGTGGAAGCAATTGAAACAGCAAATGGAGCAAAGAAAGACTGTTTGTGTTTCATTGAAGTGATTGTCCACAAACATGACACTAGCAAAGAGCTACTTGAATGGGGTTCTAGGGTCTCAGCAGCTAATAGTCGTCCACCAAATCCACAGTAA